The window TGAAGGATTAATTTTAAATATTAATTTTGTGAAGGAATAAATTATGGCCTATGGTCCATCCAGAAGCAGATCAAAATCGCTGCGGGAATCCAGGTCTCCAAATCTGATTCCAATTATGAATCTGTTTATTGTCATCATTCCAATGCTGATGACAATCATGATTTCGGTGCGCCTGGCGATGATTGAAATTACTCTGCCAGCTCAAGGCGGTAAACAAGAGGAAGAAACTCTGAACGAACCGCCCAAAGCTCTCACTCTGGTTTTGTATCCCGACAGATTTGAAATAAAAGTGGAAGATGAAGAAGGTGTTATTAAAATTCCGCAGTTGGCTGAAAATGAATATGATTTTGTAACACTTGATAAGGAAATTGAGCGTCTGAAACAAGAATTTCCCCAGCAATTTACTATGGAGATTCTTCCCGATCCCAATGTGAAATTCGATACGCTTTTGCGTAGTATAGATATTTGCAAATCTCATGATTTTCCCAATGTCAAATATCTGACCACAAAGACCAAAGTTTATAAGGCCAAATAGGGAGAACGTGATGAAAAGATTATCTTACATTCCTATTTGGAAAAAACAATCCAGAAACTCTGTTCGAAAACAAAAAATCAATAAAACCAAAGATTTAAATATTACCTCTCTGATTGATATCTTAACTATCCTGCTGGTGTTTATTATCAAAAATGTTTCCATGGATGTTTCCGGAAAAAATGTTCCGCAAGGAATGCTCTTGCCAACCACGATTACCAAAAACGCTTTAATTGAAAGCGGACAAAGCATTATCATCAAAATCTATCCCGATCAAATTCTTTATGGAAAAGAAAATACTCCGGTCGGCTCGCTGGAAAATTTTATTGCCGATAAAAAAGTTCGCACGGCGTTGCTAAGGTTCATGAAACTGGAAGCCGATAAAATTAAAGAAGTTGGAAATATTCCCTGTTTGTTGATTCAGGCAGATAAAAATTTGAGCTGCAAATACATAACTGAGTTTGTTAAATTCAGTGCGCAGGCTTCCTTTACCAATATCTATTTCTCCACTATTCACACCGATGAAAAGAAAGAAGTTTTGGGAATTCAGGGGTGAAGATGGAAAAGATGATTTTGAATCTGAAATTTAAATATAAAGGAAAATATCTGGATATTGCCAAGTATAATAGAGATTTCCATAATCGCTTTTTCGTAGGCAGCGATAAAAATCTGATGTGGCAAATCTTAAATAGCAATTTCCCTGAAAAATTCCTGCTTATCGAACGTAAAAAAGATTATTTCATCCTTCATCTTTGGGATAAAATGGATATCCTGGTAAAGGAAGGAAATCAGATATTTACTAAACAACAACTTATTGAAACCGGAATTCTGAAAGATAATCGATTGCTGCTGAAAGAAAATCAAATGGGACGCATTAGATTTTTGGATGATTGGGAAATCGAATATAGTTTCGTGAAACCTGTTAAGAAAATTCTTTCGGATGCGGAAAAACAAGTCATCAAACAGTTTGCCACTTTTTCAAAACTTTCTCCCCTGGAAAGAAATACCCGAATTTTCTTGCTCCTGGGTGTTCTGCTGACGGTTGGCCTGTTGTATATTTTCGAAGCCAACTATCAACCTCCGGAAATTAATAGTTTGGTAGAACGTCTTTCCCAGCTCGAAAAAATTGCAACTCGTGTGGAAGTTCCGGTCGTTGAAGAAGAGAAACAACCCAAAAAAATCTATAAACCCAGAGAAGAAAGCGAACAGGAAGTTGCGCAACAGGTACAGCAAGCAGCCCGAATAACTGCGGCAGAATTTGAAGCTGAATTCGGTCTTTCTCTAGATGCCAGCCTTTCTGGTGGAACGGAAAATGAACTCAACAATCAGCTTTTGG is drawn from Candidatus Cloacimonadota bacterium and contains these coding sequences:
- a CDS encoding biopolymer transporter ExbD, which codes for MKRLSYIPIWKKQSRNSVRKQKINKTKDLNITSLIDILTILLVFIIKNVSMDVSGKNVPQGMLLPTTITKNALIESGQSIIIKIYPDQILYGKENTPVGSLENFIADKKVRTALLRFMKLEADKIKEVGNIPCLLIQADKNLSCKYITEFVKFSAQASFTNIYFSTIHTDEKKEVLGIQG